From a single Adhaeribacter swui genomic region:
- a CDS encoding cation:proton antiporter yields MVLLSELNFDLPLRNPVIIFSLVLFIILFAPIVFNKIKVPPIIGLILAGIIIGPYGLNLLLRDSSIVLFGTVGLLYIMFTAGLEIDLEEFKKNQVKSLVFGIFTFIVPITLGTAAAFYLLEFNIASSVLLASMFASHTLLAYPITSRYGINRIRSVTLTIGGTIITDILALLVLAAIVGMYKGDISSAFWIRLAVSSIVFAAIVIFVFPLIARWFFKKFDDNISQYIFVLAIVFLGSFLAEVAGLEAIIGAFLSGLAINRFIPHSSPLMNRIEFVGNALFIPFFLIGVGMLVDFSVLFKGIGALKVAAVMIVMAVIGKFLAAWLTQKTFRLSQDERQMIFGLSNARVGATLAVVLVGYNVILGETPSGVPIRLLNEDVLNGTILMILVTCTISSFTVEKVSAKMALLENEAAETPEGDPDERILISLAYPETVNDLVDLAFLIKPHKSKAPVYALHVRDEQDTSESKQSAGKKMMEKVIKHAAATDNHIVPLTRFDVNISNGIIYTIKEHNITDVIIGLHHLAHEGNAFFGPLTERILEKTSESIFIYKVAQPVNTLKRIVTAVPPKAEFELGFQQWFDRVKTIARETGLPLFIYATAATAKELQQLNENNKTPLTIVFEPFENWEEFLIFSREVKQDDLFIIISSRKGYLSYNSETEKLPKYLTKYFVRNSYIILYPQQTEDTADPNLKPLEENVELIDKAGDSVKSIFNPDEDNSKNKA; encoded by the coding sequence ATGGTATTATTAAGCGAGCTTAACTTTGACTTGCCCCTGCGTAATCCGGTAATTATATTTTCGCTGGTACTGTTTATTATTCTTTTTGCGCCGATAGTATTCAATAAAATAAAGGTTCCGCCAATTATCGGGCTTATTCTGGCGGGTATTATTATTGGCCCTTACGGTTTAAATTTACTGCTCCGCGATAGCAGCATTGTATTATTTGGTACTGTTGGGCTGTTGTACATCATGTTCACGGCCGGTTTAGAGATAGACCTGGAAGAGTTTAAGAAAAACCAGGTAAAAAGCCTGGTGTTCGGTATTTTTACCTTTATTGTGCCCATTACTTTAGGTACCGCGGCGGCTTTTTATTTGTTAGAGTTTAATATTGCTTCTTCGGTTTTATTGGCCAGTATGTTTGCCTCGCATACTTTGCTGGCTTATCCCATTACCAGCCGCTACGGTATTAACCGCATCCGCTCGGTTACCCTCACTATTGGGGGCACCATTATTACCGATATTCTGGCTTTATTGGTTCTGGCGGCCATTGTGGGCATGTACAAAGGCGATATAAGCAGTGCTTTCTGGATCCGGTTAGCTGTTTCGTCGATTGTTTTTGCGGCGATCGTTATTTTTGTTTTTCCATTGATTGCCCGTTGGTTTTTTAAAAAATTCGACGACAATATCTCGCAGTATATTTTTGTATTAGCCATTGTATTTCTGGGGTCGTTTCTGGCCGAAGTGGCTGGTTTGGAAGCGATTATCGGGGCTTTTCTTTCGGGGCTGGCCATTAACCGGTTTATTCCGCATTCTTCGCCTTTAATGAACCGCATTGAATTTGTGGGTAATGCCTTATTTATTCCGTTCTTTTTGATTGGCGTAGGCATGTTGGTTGATTTTAGCGTGCTGTTTAAAGGCATCGGGGCGCTTAAAGTAGCTGCCGTTATGATTGTGATGGCCGTTATTGGTAAGTTTCTGGCAGCCTGGCTTACCCAAAAAACTTTTCGCTTATCCCAGGACGAACGGCAAATGATTTTTGGGTTGAGCAATGCCCGGGTGGGGGCAACCCTGGCCGTGGTGTTGGTGGGGTACAACGTAATCTTGGGTGAAACGCCATCTGGGGTGCCCATTCGTTTACTTAACGAAGATGTTTTGAACGGTACTATTTTAATGATTTTGGTTACCTGCACCATTAGCTCGTTTACTGTAGAGAAAGTTTCTGCCAAAATGGCTTTGCTGGAGAATGAAGCAGCCGAAACCCCCGAAGGCGACCCCGATGAAAGAATTTTAATTTCTTTGGCTTACCCCGAAACCGTTAATGATTTAGTGGACCTGGCTTTTTTAATTAAACCGCACAAAAGCAAAGCGCCGGTGTACGCCCTGCACGTGCGCGACGAACAAGATACCTCGGAAAGCAAACAATCGGCGGGAAAAAAAATGATGGAAAAAGTAATTAAGCACGCCGCCGCCACCGACAACCATATTGTGCCCTTAACCCGGTTTGATGTAAACATTAGCAATGGCATTATTTACACCATTAAAGAACACAACATCACCGACGTAATCATTGGCTTGCACCATTTAGCCCACGAGGGCAATGCATTTTTTGGGCCTTTAACCGAAAGAATTCTGGAAAAAACCAGCGAGTCTATTTTTATTTATAAGGTAGCGCAGCCGGTTAACACTTTAAAACGCATTGTTACGGCTGTACCGCCTAAAGCCGAGTTTGAGTTAGGTTTTCAGCAATGGTTTGATCGGGTAAAAACCATTGCCCGCGAAACCGGTTTGCCCTTGTTTATTTATGCCACCGCAGCAACTGCAAAAGAACTGCAGCAACTAAACGAAAACAACAAAACCCCGCTCACCATTGTGTTTGAGCCTTTCGAGAACTGGGAAGAATTTTTAATTTTTAGCCGCGAAGTAAAACAAGACGATTTATTTATTATTATCTCGTCGCGCAAAGGCTATTTATCTTATAACTCCGAAACCGAAAAATTGCCGAAGTACCTAACCAAATACTTTGTCCGGAATAGTTATATCATTCTGTACCCGCAACAAACCGAAGACACCGCCGATCCAAATTTAAAACCTCTGGAAGAAAATGTAGAACTAATAGATAAAGCGGGCGATTCCGTAAAAAGTATTTTTAACCCCGACGAGGACAATTCTAAAAACAAAGCTTAA
- a CDS encoding FeoA family protein produces MQKREKSVRDLKIGESGTICCLSDPEMSLKLLEMGCIPGTPVKLNSKAPLGDPITIIVNDYTLSLRLDEAATIKLK; encoded by the coding sequence GTGCAGAAACGCGAAAAAAGTGTCCGGGATTTAAAAATTGGCGAAAGCGGTACTATTTGCTGCCTCAGCGATCCGGAAATGTCTTTAAAACTGCTGGAAATGGGTTGCATACCCGGTACTCCGGTTAAATTAAACAGCAAAGCTCCCCTCGGTGATCCTATTACTATCATTGTAAACGATTATACCCTTTCTTTACGTTTAGACGAAGCCGCCACCATCAAGCTTAAATAG
- the feoB gene encoding ferrous iron transport protein B, with the protein MAELIHPEEKIEVSTSVNKPITKIALIGNPNSGKSSLFNQLTGLNQKVGNFPGVTVDKKTGICQLNSHQKVRIIDLPGTYSLYPKSLDEKVIIDLLYNQQSDLYPDLVIVTADASNLKRNLLLFTQLVDLKIPAVLALNMMDVATKEGVKINLEQLQQDLGVPIVPVNARNGSGIAALKIVISQQLQAPKRSFFKIPENLEGLVQQIRQYFDLETDYLAWHFAHQYQNLKFLSETDKGFISNLLQQYEFTSNTLQANETITRYTQINELLLDSVRVEKADNNEKFSNRLDQILTHKVWGYLIFFTVLFMMFQAIFAWATYPMDLIDAGVTGVNAFIQERFDGPLISLLTEGVIAGLGGILIFIPQIAILFAFIAILEETGYMARVTFMMDKIMRKFGLNGKSIVPLISGVACAVPAVMAARNIDNWKDRMITIFVTPLMSCSARIPVYTVLIALVVPEKYYLGFLNLQGMVLMGLYLLGFVAAVLSAWVMKIILKTRERSYFIMEFPVYKMPRWKNVGLTIIEKVKAFVFEAGKVIIAISVILWVMASYGPGERMAQVEQTVQQQARQNNWTQEETNIRLSSEKLESSYAGVFGHAIEPVIRPLGFDWKIGIALLTSFAAREVFVGTMSTIYSVGDSENIKTIKEKLMTEKDDAGNPFFTPARAFSLLIFYVFAMQCMSTLAVVYRETKSWRWPVMQLIYMSGLAYVCSFIVYQIFK; encoded by the coding sequence ATGGCCGAATTGATTCATCCGGAAGAGAAAATAGAAGTAAGTACTAGTGTTAATAAGCCGATTACCAAAATCGCGCTGATAGGGAATCCAAACTCCGGGAAATCATCTTTATTTAACCAGTTAACCGGTTTAAACCAGAAAGTAGGTAATTTTCCGGGCGTTACCGTTGATAAAAAAACCGGTATTTGCCAGCTTAATTCGCATCAAAAAGTCAGGATTATTGATTTGCCGGGTACGTACAGTTTGTACCCTAAATCGCTCGATGAAAAAGTAATTATTGATTTGCTGTATAACCAGCAGTCGGATTTGTACCCGGATTTAGTAATTGTTACCGCCGATGCTTCTAATTTAAAGCGCAACCTGCTTTTGTTTACCCAACTCGTAGATTTAAAAATTCCGGCGGTGTTGGCCTTAAACATGATGGATGTTGCTACCAAAGAAGGTGTAAAAATTAATCTGGAGCAGTTGCAGCAAGATTTAGGCGTGCCCATTGTGCCTGTAAATGCCCGCAATGGCAGCGGTATTGCCGCCTTGAAAATTGTAATCTCGCAGCAACTGCAAGCCCCCAAACGATCGTTTTTTAAAATTCCGGAAAATTTAGAAGGCTTGGTGCAGCAGATACGCCAGTATTTCGATCTGGAAACTGATTACCTGGCCTGGCATTTTGCCCACCAATATCAAAATTTAAAATTTTTATCGGAGACAGATAAAGGTTTTATTTCGAATCTGCTCCAGCAATATGAGTTTACGTCCAACACTTTACAAGCCAACGAAACCATTACGCGCTACACGCAGATTAACGAGTTACTGCTCGACTCGGTACGCGTAGAAAAAGCCGATAATAACGAAAAATTCAGCAACCGTTTAGATCAGATTTTAACCCATAAAGTGTGGGGTTACCTGATCTTTTTTACGGTGTTGTTTATGATGTTTCAGGCCATTTTTGCCTGGGCTACCTACCCGATGGATTTGATTGATGCTGGTGTGACCGGTGTTAATGCATTTATTCAGGAAAGGTTTGATGGACCATTAATTAGTTTGCTAACCGAAGGTGTTATTGCCGGGTTGGGTGGTATTTTAATTTTTATTCCGCAGATTGCTATTTTGTTTGCCTTTATTGCCATTCTGGAAGAAACCGGCTACATGGCCCGGGTTACTTTTATGATGGATAAAATCATGCGCAAATTTGGCCTGAACGGGAAAAGTATTGTGCCGCTTATTTCGGGCGTAGCCTGTGCGGTGCCCGCGGTAATGGCTGCCCGCAACATTGATAACTGGAAAGACCGGATGATTACCATTTTCGTGACACCGCTCATGAGTTGCTCCGCCCGGATTCCGGTTTACACGGTTTTAATTGCCTTGGTAGTGCCCGAAAAATATTACCTGGGCTTTCTAAACCTGCAAGGTATGGTGCTGATGGGCTTGTACTTACTGGGTTTTGTAGCGGCGGTACTTTCGGCGTGGGTCATGAAAATAATTTTAAAAACCCGGGAGCGCAGCTATTTTATCATGGAGTTTCCGGTTTATAAAATGCCCCGTTGGAAAAACGTGGGACTTACTATTATCGAAAAAGTAAAAGCTTTTGTATTTGAAGCCGGTAAGGTAATTATTGCTATATCGGTGATTTTGTGGGTGATGGCTTCTTACGGACCGGGCGAACGCATGGCCCAGGTCGAACAAACCGTGCAGCAACAAGCCCGGCAAAACAACTGGACCCAAGAAGAAACTAACATCCGCTTGTCCTCCGAGAAATTAGAATCTTCGTACGCCGGCGTATTTGGGCACGCGATAGAACCGGTAATCCGGCCTTTAGGTTTCGACTGGAAAATTGGTATTGCCCTGCTCACTTCTTTTGCTGCCCGCGAAGTTTTTGTAGGCACCATGTCCACGATTTATAGCGTAGGTGATTCCGAGAATATCAAAACCATTAAAGAAAAATTAATGACCGAAAAAGACGATGCTGGTAATCCGTTCTTTACCCCAGCACGGGCTTTTTCGCTGCTGATTTTTTACGTATTTGCCATGCAATGCATGAGTACCTTGGCCGTAGTTTACCGCGAAACTAAATCATGGCGTTGGCCGGTAATGCAGTTAATTTACATGAGTGGTTTAGCTTACGTGTGTTCGTTTATCGTGTACCAGATTTTTAAATAA
- a CDS encoding PVC-type heme-binding CxxCH protein — protein MSKKGKSAAQRSGQLSKRVSLGSTKNRLLVGGLLCISAAFSTNIYKIRPADDDLTKGFEVANGLEVKTFAQEPSLRNPTNMDIDAKGRVWVCEGVNYRPKLNPKNKTQEEGERILILEDTDGDGKADKEKVFYQGNDVNSALGIAVLGNKVIVSVSPNVFVFTDTDGDDKADKKELLFTGIGGEQHDHAVHAFTFGPDGKLYFNFGNEGQQIKDKDGNPLKDREGNEIANNGKPYRQGMVFRCDMDGSNIEVLGHNFRNNYEVAVDSYGTLWQSDNDDDGNRGVRINYVMPYGNYGYQDQMTGASWQSPRTNMEEEIPLRHWHLNDPGVVPNLLQTGAGSPTGMVLYEGNLLPSQFQGQMIHSDAGPNVVRAYPVQNDGAGYKAEIVNILKTKEDKWFRPSDVTIAPDGSLFVSDWYDPGVGGHQVGDLEKGRIFRLAPPGTAYTVPKFDLSNPAGAAEALKSPNLATRYLAYEKLQGWGKKSEKVLAKMFNSDSNPRFRARAFWLLSKLDKKGKKYIDAAVNDSDANIRMAGIRAAEELKMNTIPILTKLAKDPSPQVRREVAVNLRFNKSPEAAQIWTTLANQYDGQDRWYLEALGIGADLQWDTFFANWQKQGNRDLSNKANRDIIWRARTPEALKMLPTVIVQASVNEKERPRYFRAFDFYPEDDAKQQILIGLLNGNNPQQAQITSLALNHIDAKKYGSDPQVQTALKRALQTVKGQHQFVQLVKRFDVKDQNAELVRLATTQPESETGVEASKILLRTGPDQIMRVLNGKEETALAMITAMGRYEDKKAQELLEDVALNGNRTPEVRKMALKKIGRGGSGEARLLNIVKNNKLSPEMQQAAGSVLLNSWRENIRTEAAQYLKTPSREGNPLPPIDQLAALNGDPVNGKAVFSQSCLVCHKVNGEGTAFGPELSEIGNKLPKEALYKSILHPDAGISFGYEGYQLKLKDGSQVVGIIASQTEDKLDLRQPGGSITSYALADITSKKQMDTSLMPSNLQQTMSEKELVNLVEYLTSLKKASASN, from the coding sequence ATGAGTAAAAAAGGGAAATCTGCCGCACAACGGTCTGGGCAGTTAAGTAAACGGGTTTCGCTGGGAAGCACCAAAAACCGCTTGCTCGTTGGTGGCTTGCTATGCATAAGTGCTGCATTTAGCACCAATATTTACAAAATACGACCCGCCGACGACGATCTTACCAAAGGCTTTGAAGTAGCCAATGGTTTGGAAGTAAAAACGTTTGCCCAGGAACCATCGCTGCGCAACCCCACTAATATGGACATTGACGCTAAAGGCCGGGTGTGGGTGTGCGAAGGCGTAAATTACCGGCCTAAGCTCAATCCTAAAAATAAAACCCAGGAAGAAGGCGAGCGCATTTTAATTCTGGAAGATACTGACGGCGACGGCAAAGCCGATAAAGAAAAAGTATTTTACCAGGGCAATGATGTAAACTCGGCTTTAGGTATTGCGGTGCTGGGCAACAAGGTAATTGTATCGGTATCGCCCAACGTATTTGTATTTACCGATACCGACGGCGATGATAAAGCTGATAAAAAAGAGTTACTGTTTACCGGTATCGGCGGCGAGCAACACGACCATGCCGTGCATGCTTTTACCTTTGGCCCTGATGGCAAATTGTATTTTAACTTTGGTAACGAAGGCCAGCAAATAAAAGATAAAGACGGCAACCCCCTAAAAGATCGCGAAGGGAATGAAATTGCCAACAACGGCAAGCCTTACCGCCAGGGTATGGTATTCCGCTGCGACATGGATGGTTCTAACATTGAGGTACTGGGTCATAACTTCCGGAATAATTACGAAGTAGCCGTTGACTCCTACGGTACACTGTGGCAATCCGATAACGACGACGATGGAAACCGGGGTGTACGCATTAATTACGTGATGCCTTATGGCAATTATGGCTACCAGGACCAAATGACCGGCGCCAGTTGGCAATCGCCGCGCACCAACATGGAAGAAGAAATTCCGTTGCGCCACTGGCACCTGAATGATCCGGGCGTAGTTCCGAATCTGTTGCAAACCGGAGCGGGCTCTCCTACCGGTATGGTGCTGTACGAAGGTAATTTATTGCCTAGCCAGTTCCAGGGTCAGATGATTCACTCGGATGCCGGACCAAACGTGGTACGTGCCTACCCGGTGCAAAACGATGGCGCCGGTTATAAAGCTGAAATTGTAAATATTTTAAAAACCAAAGAAGATAAGTGGTTCCGGCCTTCGGATGTAACCATTGCCCCGGATGGATCTTTGTTTGTATCGGATTGGTACGATCCGGGCGTGGGTGGCCACCAGGTAGGTGATCTGGAAAAAGGCCGTATCTTCCGGTTAGCGCCTCCGGGTACCGCGTACACCGTACCTAAATTTGATTTATCTAATCCAGCCGGTGCCGCTGAAGCTTTAAAAAGCCCGAATTTGGCTACCCGCTACTTAGCCTACGAAAAACTCCAAGGCTGGGGTAAAAAGTCGGAGAAAGTACTGGCTAAAATGTTTAATTCCGATAGTAATCCCCGATTCCGTGCCCGGGCCTTTTGGTTGTTGAGCAAGCTGGATAAAAAAGGCAAAAAATATATTGATGCCGCCGTTAACGACTCCGATGCCAACATCCGCATGGCCGGTATACGCGCTGCCGAAGAGCTGAAGATGAACACCATTCCCATTTTAACTAAATTAGCTAAAGATCCATCGCCGCAGGTACGCCGCGAAGTAGCCGTAAACTTAAGGTTTAATAAATCGCCGGAAGCGGCTCAAATATGGACTACCCTGGCGAACCAGTACGATGGACAAGACCGTTGGTACCTGGAAGCATTGGGCATTGGCGCTGATCTGCAGTGGGATACTTTCTTTGCTAACTGGCAAAAACAAGGCAACCGCGATTTAAGTAACAAAGCCAACCGCGATATTATCTGGCGCGCCCGCACCCCGGAAGCTTTAAAAATGTTGCCTACGGTAATTGTTCAGGCTTCGGTGAACGAAAAAGAACGTCCCCGCTATTTCCGGGCTTTCGATTTTTACCCTGAAGATGACGCGAAGCAACAAATTTTAATTGGTTTACTAAACGGCAATAACCCGCAACAAGCGCAGATTACTTCGTTGGCTTTAAATCACATTGATGCTAAAAAATATGGTTCCGATCCGCAGGTACAAACCGCTTTAAAACGGGCCTTGCAAACTGTAAAAGGCCAGCACCAATTTGTGCAACTGGTAAAACGCTTTGATGTAAAAGACCAGAATGCCGAATTAGTACGCCTAGCCACCACCCAGCCCGAATCTGAAACTGGCGTAGAAGCTTCTAAAATCTTATTACGCACCGGACCCGACCAGATTATGCGTGTTTTAAACGGGAAAGAAGAAACCGCTTTAGCCATGATTACGGCCATGGGCCGCTACGAAGACAAAAAAGCGCAGGAACTGCTCGAAGATGTTGCCCTAAACGGCAACCGCACCCCGGAAGTTCGAAAAATGGCATTAAAGAAAATTGGCAGGGGTGGTTCCGGCGAAGCCCGGTTGCTTAATATTGTTAAAAACAATAAGCTTAGCCCGGAAATGCAGCAAGCGGCGGGTAGTGTTTTACTAAACTCCTGGCGCGAAAACATCCGGACCGAAGCGGCCCAATATTTAAAAACGCCTTCTCGCGAAGGTAACCCCCTGCCTCCCATCGACCAGTTAGCGGCTTTAAACGGCGACCCGGTAAATGGCAAGGCGGTGTTTTCACAATCATGTTTGGTTTGCCATAAAGTAAACGGCGAAGGTACTGCCTTTGGTCCGGAACTATCCGAAATTGGCAATAAATTACCAAAAGAGGCGCTTTACAAATCTATTCTGCACCCAGATGCCGGTATTAGTTTTGGTTACGAAGGGTATCAGTTAAAATTAAAAGATGGTAGCCAGGTAGTAGGTATTATTGCCAGCCAAACCGAAGACAAGTTAGACTTGCGCCAACCAGGTGGCTCCATTACCAGTTATGCCCTAGCCGATATAACTTCTAAAAAGCAAATGGATACCTCGTTAATGCCCTCTAACCTGCAACAAACCATGTCTGAGAAAGAACTGGTAAACCTGGTGGAATACTTAACTTCACTCAAAAAAGCTTCTGCTTCTAACTAA
- a CDS encoding hydroxypyruvate isomerase family protein, protein MNRRNFFQKGLAASAAVALGSASLSPELQAAASAVAPKRKFKLNYAPHFGMFKNSAGDDVVDQLKFMADNGFMALEDNGMMGRPPAEQTKIGDTLAKLGMTMGVFVVDKGGNGQNTLAAGKKEHIDIFLNGCKKAVETAKRVNAKWMTVVPGDFHRNIPIGIQTGNVIEALQRGAEILEPHNLVMVLEPLSDSPNLFLRTSDQTYMICKGVKSPACKILYDAYHMQKNEGRLIYNMDQCWDEIAYIQIGDEPGRNEPTTGEINYKKVFEHIYKKGYKGVMGMEHGNATPGKEGEKALINAYVTSDDFSVA, encoded by the coding sequence ATGAACCGTAGAAATTTCTTTCAAAAAGGCTTAGCTGCCAGTGCTGCTGTGGCGCTGGGTTCGGCTTCGCTTAGTCCGGAACTACAGGCTGCTGCATCGGCAGTGGCTCCCAAACGCAAATTTAAGCTTAATTATGCCCCACACTTTGGCATGTTTAAAAATAGTGCCGGCGATGATGTGGTGGATCAGCTTAAGTTTATGGCCGATAATGGTTTCATGGCTCTGGAAGATAACGGTATGATGGGTCGCCCACCCGCCGAGCAAACTAAAATTGGCGACACTTTGGCTAAGCTGGGTATGACCATGGGCGTATTTGTGGTAGATAAAGGCGGAAATGGCCAAAACACCTTAGCCGCCGGCAAAAAAGAACACATTGATATTTTCTTGAATGGCTGCAAAAAAGCCGTAGAAACCGCTAAACGCGTAAACGCCAAATGGATGACCGTAGTACCCGGCGATTTTCACCGTAACATTCCGATTGGTATTCAAACGGGTAATGTAATTGAAGCTTTGCAACGCGGGGCCGAAATTCTGGAACCGCACAATCTGGTAATGGTACTGGAGCCGCTCAGCGATTCGCCAAATTTATTTTTACGCACCTCCGACCAAACCTACATGATTTGCAAAGGGGTAAAAAGCCCGGCTTGCAAAATCCTGTACGACGCTTATCACATGCAGAAAAACGAAGGACGCTTAATTTACAACATGGATCAATGCTGGGACGAAATTGCCTACATCCAGATTGGCGATGAGCCTGGCCGCAACGAGCCTACTACCGGCGAAATAAATTACAAAAAAGTATTTGAGCACATTTACAAAAAAGGCTACAAAGGGGTAATGGGCATGGAGCACGGCAACGCGACTCCGGGCAAAGAAGGCGAAAAAGCGTTAATTAATGCCTACGTTACTTCCGACGACTTTAGTGTAGCTTAA
- a CDS encoding Gfo/Idh/MocA family protein, whose product MGMIGGGKDAFIGAVHRMAAALDGEIEFVCGAFSSNAEKSKASGEALRLPPDRVYANFEEMILKEKELPEGERMDFVSIVTPNHMHFPPAKMALENGFHVVCDKPVTLNLQEALDLKKVIDETGLLFCLTHNYTGYPMVKEARAMVQSGKLGKIRKVIVEYPQGWLAQLLEATGNKQADWRTDPARSGAAGCMGDIGTHAENLAEYITGLKITELCADLTTFVEGRKLEDDGNVLLRFDNGAKGVLHASQIANGEENDLNIRVYGEFGGLQWWQMDPNTLIYKTNEEGARRLRPGVGQQSEATKAHIRVPAGHPEAFLEAFANLYRNFAITLRARMNGEEPNPIYTDFPGIEEGIRGLAFIDTCLASAHSDQKWTKFVI is encoded by the coding sequence ATGGGCATGATTGGTGGGGGCAAAGATGCCTTTATTGGCGCTGTACACCGCATGGCCGCTGCTTTAGATGGTGAAATTGAGTTTGTTTGCGGCGCTTTCAGCAGCAACGCAGAAAAATCAAAAGCTTCCGGCGAGGCTTTGCGTTTACCACCGGATCGGGTGTATGCCAATTTTGAGGAAATGATCCTGAAAGAAAAAGAGCTGCCCGAGGGCGAACGCATGGATTTTGTTTCGATTGTAACGCCTAACCACATGCACTTTCCGCCGGCTAAAATGGCGTTAGAAAATGGTTTCCATGTAGTGTGCGATAAGCCGGTTACTTTAAACTTGCAGGAAGCTTTAGATTTAAAAAAAGTAATTGACGAAACCGGTTTGTTGTTTTGCCTCACGCATAATTATACCGGCTACCCTATGGTAAAAGAAGCCCGGGCTATGGTACAAAGTGGTAAACTGGGTAAAATCCGGAAGGTAATTGTGGAATATCCGCAAGGTTGGCTGGCCCAATTGCTGGAAGCTACCGGTAATAAGCAAGCCGATTGGCGCACCGACCCGGCCCGTTCTGGTGCTGCCGGTTGCATGGGCGATATTGGTACTCACGCCGAAAATTTAGCCGAATACATTACCGGTTTAAAAATTACGGAGCTTTGCGCTGACTTAACCACTTTTGTAGAAGGCCGCAAATTAGAAGACGATGGTAACGTGTTGTTGCGGTTTGATAACGGCGCCAAAGGCGTATTACACGCCAGCCAGATTGCCAACGGCGAGGAAAATGATTTAAATATCAGGGTTTACGGCGAGTTTGGCGGCTTGCAGTGGTGGCAAATGGACCCCAATACGCTTATCTATAAAACCAACGAAGAAGGTGCTCGTCGCCTGCGGCCGGGAGTAGGGCAGCAATCCGAAGCTACCAAAGCCCACATCCGGGTACCGGCTGGTCATCCCGAGGCATTTCTGGAAGCTTTTGCCAATTTATACCGCAATTTCGCCATTACTTTACGCGCCCGCATGAACGGCGAAGAACCTAATCCGATTTACACCGATTTTCCGGGCATTGAAGAGGGTATTCGCGGCTTAGCGTTTATTGATACTTGCCTGGCTTCCGCCCACTCCGACCAGAAATGGACGAAGTTTGTGATTTAG
- a CDS encoding sugar phosphate isomerase/epimerase family protein — MKGPGIFLAQFLGDEAPFNSYESICKWAAGLGYKGVQIPTWASSIVDLKQLAESKTYADEFKGIAQAAGVEITELSTHLQGQLVAVHPAYDAMFDGFAPAEYHNNPKARTEWAVQQLKYAAKASQNLGLTAHATFSGALLWHTVYPWPQRPAGLVETGFKELANRWLPILNAFDEVGVDVCYEIHPGEDLHDGVTFERFLAATGNHKRVNLLYDPSHFVLQQLDYLQYIDIYHEHIKMFHVKDAEFNPTGRSGVYGGYQDWIDRPGRFRSLGDGQVDFMGIFSKLAQYNYEGWAVLEWECAIKHPEDGAAEGAPFIQQHIIRRTERAFDDFAGTGSDEAYNRKVLGLD; from the coding sequence ATGAAAGGACCCGGAATATTTTTAGCGCAGTTTTTGGGCGACGAAGCCCCTTTTAATTCTTATGAAAGTATTTGTAAATGGGCCGCCGGTTTAGGTTATAAAGGTGTACAAATTCCTACCTGGGCCAGCAGCATCGTAGATTTAAAACAATTAGCCGAAAGCAAAACCTACGCCGATGAGTTTAAAGGTATAGCCCAAGCCGCCGGCGTAGAAATTACCGAATTATCGACGCACTTACAAGGGCAATTAGTAGCCGTTCACCCGGCTTACGATGCCATGTTTGATGGTTTTGCTCCGGCCGAATACCACAATAACCCCAAAGCCCGTACCGAATGGGCCGTACAACAATTGAAATACGCCGCTAAAGCTAGCCAGAACTTAGGCTTAACGGCCCACGCTACTTTCTCGGGGGCTTTGCTATGGCATACGGTTTACCCTTGGCCGCAGCGCCCGGCTGGTTTAGTAGAAACTGGTTTTAAAGAATTGGCTAATCGCTGGTTACCGATCTTAAATGCTTTTGATGAAGTAGGGGTAGATGTATGTTACGAAATTCACCCGGGCGAAGACTTGCATGATGGCGTAACTTTTGAACGTTTCTTAGCCGCTACCGGTAACCACAAACGAGTAAACTTACTCTACGATCCGAGCCACTTTGTGCTGCAACAATTAGATTATTTACAGTACATCGATATCTATCACGAGCATATTAAAATGTTCCACGTAAAAGATGCCGAGTTTAACCCTACGGGCCGTTCCGGGGTGTACGGTGGCTACCAGGATTGGATTGATCGTCCGGGACGTTTCCGTTCATTAGGCGATGGCCAGGTAGACTTTATGGGTATCTTCAGTAAACTGGCGCAGTACAACTACGAAGGCTGGGCCGTGTTGGAGTGGGAGTGCGCCATTAAACATCCAGAGGATGGTGCTGCGGAGGGTGCGCCGTTTATTCAGCAACATATTATTCGCCGCACCGAACGAGCTTTTGACGATTTTGCCGGCACTGGCTCCGACGAAGCGTACAACCGCAAAGTTCTGGGATTAGATTAA